tgtaaatgtaaaaattataggCTTATcccaaaatttatatttaattttccattTATTAAATCGGTCAAATATatgccattttattttaatttaatgagccataatgtaataaaagttttacttaatacaaaacgaatattaattgatattataataaaaatacaaaataattattaaatacattaatagcatttttttacCATTAGAAACCTCGTCTTCGATAGACcaactaaaacaatacaaaagttGGGTAAGTAATGAAAGATGGAATGAGCTTAAAAAGGTTGCGGATACCGCGATGAGAGAACGGAAAGTGTTTATGATAAAGGGAGGCGGATTCCCTGCGGTACGACGTGCGCTAATTGAAAGAGGCTGGATTGAAAAATATGAATCACATAAGGTATCATTACATCATCCTCGAACtcttcttaataattttttaattttattaaaattaaagacaaaGATATTTTTGGCTTCGATTTTCAAGCCAGATTGTGATTTGTATACATTCAATTATGAATTGTATACATTCAAGGTACGCCATCCACCACCAAACGTCGATCCGAAGAAAGTGTCTGGAAAAGAATTGTCTAAAGTAGAAAGAATgattctttataaatttatggaGCATCATTCCGTCGATTTTCTTTGGACATCTAAAAGAGATAAATATGATTGGCTACTAAGTAATAAAGAGGTTGTAATAAGCAGGTAAGTTAATCTCCATTTCTTTTTCTCGCGACaagttcatattaataaaatacttcttTTTTGTTAGATTTTGCAGATCAATTTTTACAACTAAAGAAGGCTTAACCACTTCATTAACTCAAATGCATTGGTACACAGAACCTGGAGTAGCACTAACTAAATTTCCCCGatgttataatattcataattctgACAGTCTAGAGGAGTTCATTGATGACTTTAGAATAACAGCTTGTATAAGCATTTTAAAATGGCTAAACAACACGCTACAAGGGCATAACGAAGAGGATCTTGTAAAAAGCAACGGAAAAGTCCCGTTTACTTGTATCGAATTTGCAATTTCTCgcttaaatgaatatatatcttTCTACACTCATAAAGATATTGACGATATAGACGAGCAGACACAGCACATATGGGAACATGAATGGGATCAATTTCTTACGCATCATTACCTCTTGGTACACGAAAATTCCAAATTTTTAGAAGACAAAAATACAAGTATCAGGTGAGTCTTGATGTTCCTCATATTATATgtctatatataattacataaaatcaatgTCACATTTATCACtcaaattgtttaaaaacaattaataattcgaTATCATTGTTCGTACTTGGTTTTGTAGGTctgatgtaaattattatttattttatcgattaTCGATGGATAGATATAATTTCGTATCTAATATCTAGTCATACGAATAAccaattgatttcattttaatttcgaattGTCTTATGGCTTATTTCGTTATCGTATGAAAGTTTTTCATTTTCAGTGCATTGGAACGAAAAGCGACTAAGGTTTTAGCTACGATGACAAAATTTTGGCCTCAGATAGATATTGATGGTGTTTTCAATATTTGGATCGTGAAGCCGGGAAATAAGTGCCGTGGTAAAGGCATCCAACTTATGAATAATATCAAAGACATTATAGGCCTTATTAATATTCCTGCACAGAAGACTAGATACGTCGTgcaaaaatacattggtatgttttttaattatcatcaaAATGTAAtgacacatttattataatgtccttaatatttcttagataaaagtaaaatctcattaaaaattaaacttttccaGAAAATCCATTAATCATTTACGATACTAAATTTGATATTCGACAATGGTTCCTTATCACTAATTGTCAACCACTAACGATCTGGGTGTACAAgtgagtaaatattttaattatcaacaCGAATAATTGATAAGAATTATAATGTTCTTAATGTTTGTTATAGAGACAGCTACCTACGATTCAGTTCCCAAATATTCAGTTTGTCGAACTATCATGAGTCCGTACATCTCACGAATAACGCTGTTCAAactaaatataagaataatggCGATCGTGACAAAGCACTGCCCGACGAAAATATGTGGGACTGCCACACATTTAAAGCATATCTtaggtaaatataaaatgtgatATTTATGAATGCAGTATAAAGTAAAACTAATAATGTATGAAAATTTTGAAGACAGATAGGAAAATACGAAATGTGGGATTCTAAAATATATCCAGGAATGAAGCAGTGCCTCATTGGAGCTATGTTAGCGAGCCAGGAAACGATGGACAAGAGACAGAATAGCTTCGAATTATACGGAGCCGACTTTATGTTGACGGACGACTTTACTCCGTGGCTCATTGAGATTAATTCCAGCCCTGATTTGGCGCCAACTACCTCTGTCACAGCAAGGTTATGCCCCCAGTGCCTTGAAGATGTGATAAAAGGTAGGACCAAAATTTAAAGTACCTTACCGTTTATcgtcaaaatttactttattactttgaaatataccggtaaaatatgtttcattataTCTATTTTGTTACAGTCGTACTAGACAAACGGTCCAATCCCGATGCTGATACCGGAACGTTTGAATTGGCTTACAAACAAGTTATTCCAAAGGCTCCGGCTTATCTCGGACTATCATTATGTATAAACGGAAAGCGAATTATTAAAAAGCCAAAAGAACGGAAACACGAACATAGAAGCGTAACTCCTATAGCACCTCGTATACCCTCCGGTGATGTTATCCCTGAAACCGATCAACCGATTCCATCAGAATATAGTGGCCCCATAATAACAGACTTTTTGACTTGGTTAAATCCATATGACGCCATACCTATGAACAGAGACGGTCTATTACTGGGTCCAAAGGATTCTCTTACGGTACGCCAAGCTGTTACTGTCGTAAAATCGAGTCAAAACCtaaaaaactgtaataaaagGCGTAAAACATCCGCGCTCTCTTTTAGGACACATCGAGGAAGACGCGAAAAAAACGCAGAATCTAAGCGCCGAGTTGTACCTCATTCCTGCTGTCGCCCAGAAGATAGCCTTTCTAATAACCACAATAGTAAATATCGGACAGAATCAGCAAGCAAATCTGACAAACCCAAGATTGATAGGTCGGTTGGTAATAAAAGATGTTACATAGACCCCGTCGAATGGGAGAGGGAGACGGCTAGTATTCTCAGATCCACGATATccgtacaaaataaaatatcgacACGAACTGAAACCGTTGTTCCTATCATACGACAAACTAAATCTGGAAACGTTAATTCGAACCATAAGCCTCTATTGGAACCCCTAAGCTCACGTAGCTGCGTTGACAAatcaaatactattaaaaagttAAGCGCTATAGGTAGAAGTATTTGTAAACTCCGCGATGAAAGTAGAGCTAAGAAATCAATATCTTTTTCAAAAAGTTGTACTTCCATTTACACCCCCTATCGAGTAACAGTTACACCGCTTAATGACGATCctcaaaatttatattctaaaagtAAAACTGCAACATAGCTGCGCCAGTTAAcaaaattgttgtttaatttgaaaaaagactaaaatttaagattataaaatg
The nucleotide sequence above comes from Vanessa cardui chromosome 7, ilVanCard2.1, whole genome shotgun sequence. Encoded proteins:
- the LOC124531371 gene encoding tubulin glycylase 3A-like isoform X2; its protein translation is MAITMDLEETASDSKLHKESFAKKELRPSSAVSFSKSEHGPETSSSIDQLKQYKSWVSNERWNELKKVADTAMRERKVFMIKGGGFPAVRRALIERGWIEKYESHKVRHPPPNVDPKKVSGKELSKVERMILYKFMEHHSVDFLWTSKRDKYDWLLSNKEVVISRFCRSIFTTKEGLTTSLTQMHWYTEPGVALTKFPRCYNIHNSDSLEEFIDDFRITACISILKWLNNTLQGHNEEDLVKSNGKVPFTCIEFAISRLNEYISFYTHKDIDDIDEQTQHIWEHEWDQFLTHHYLLVHENSKFLEDKNTSISALERKATKVLATMTKFWPQIDIDGVFNIWIVKPGNKCRGKGIQLMNNIKDIIGLINIPAQKTRYVVQKYIENPLIIYDTKFDIRQWFLITNCQPLTIWVYKDSYLRFSSQIFSLSNYHESVHLTNNAVQTKYKNNGDRDKALPDENMWDCHTFKAYLRQIGKYEMWDSKIYPGMKQCLIGAMLASQETMDKRQNSFELYGADFMLTDDFTPWLIEINSSPDLAPTTSVTARLCPQCLEDVIKVVLDKRSNPDADTGTFELAYKQVIPKAPAYLGLSLCINGKRIIKKPKERKHEHRSVTPIAPRIPSGDVIPETDQPIPSEYSGPIITDFLTWLNPYDAIPMNRDGLLLGPKDSLTVRQAVTVVKSSQNLKNCNKRRKTSALSFRTHRGRREKNAESKRRVVPHSCCRPEDSLSNNHNSKYRTESASKSDKPKIDRCIPPFKFLLSRPLRETNYCQLKVTFFNQLTYFKFLVKM
- the LOC124531371 gene encoding tubulin glycylase 3A-like isoform X3, which encodes MAITMDLEETASDSKLHKESFAKKELRPSSAVSFSKSEHGPETSSSIDQLKQYKSWVSNERWNELKKVADTAMRERKVFMIKGGGFPAVRRALIERGWIEKYESHKVRHPPPNVDPKKVSGKELSKVERMILYKFMEHHSVDFLWTSKRDKYDWLLSNKEVVISRFCRSIFTTKEGLTTSLTQMHWYTEPGVALTKFPRCYNIHNSDSLEEFIDDFRITACISILKWLNNTLQGHNEEDLVKSNGKVPFTCIEFAISRLNEYISFYTHKDIDDIDEQTQHIWEHEWDQFLTHHYLLVHENSKFLEDKNTSISALERKATKVLATMTKFWPQIDIDGVFNIWIVKPGNKCRGKGIQLMNNIKDIIGLINIPAQKTRYVVQKYIENPLIIYDTKFDIRQWFLITNCQPLTIWVYKDSYLRFSSQIFSLSNYHESVHLTNNAVQTKYKNNGDRDKALPDENMWDCHTFKAYLRQIGKYEMWDSKIYPGMKQCLIGAMLASQETMDKRQNSFELYGADFMLTDDFTPWLIEINSSPDLAPTTSVTARLCPQCLEDVIKVVLDKRSNPDADTGTFELAYKQVIPKAPAYLGLSLCINGKRIIKKPKERKHEHRSVTPIAPRIPSGDVIPETDQPIPSEYSGPIITDFLTWLNPYDAIPMNRDGLLLGPKDSLTDTSRKTRKKRRI
- the LOC124531371 gene encoding tubulin glycylase 3A-like isoform X1, whose product is MAITMDLEETASDSKLHKESFAKKELRPSSAVSFSKSEHGPETSSSIDQLKQYKSWVSNERWNELKKVADTAMRERKVFMIKGGGFPAVRRALIERGWIEKYESHKVRHPPPNVDPKKVSGKELSKVERMILYKFMEHHSVDFLWTSKRDKYDWLLSNKEVVISRFCRSIFTTKEGLTTSLTQMHWYTEPGVALTKFPRCYNIHNSDSLEEFIDDFRITACISILKWLNNTLQGHNEEDLVKSNGKVPFTCIEFAISRLNEYISFYTHKDIDDIDEQTQHIWEHEWDQFLTHHYLLVHENSKFLEDKNTSISALERKATKVLATMTKFWPQIDIDGVFNIWIVKPGNKCRGKGIQLMNNIKDIIGLINIPAQKTRYVVQKYIENPLIIYDTKFDIRQWFLITNCQPLTIWVYKDSYLRFSSQIFSLSNYHESVHLTNNAVQTKYKNNGDRDKALPDENMWDCHTFKAYLRQIGKYEMWDSKIYPGMKQCLIGAMLASQETMDKRQNSFELYGADFMLTDDFTPWLIEINSSPDLAPTTSVTARLCPQCLEDVIKVVLDKRSNPDADTGTFELAYKQVIPKAPAYLGLSLCINGKRIIKKPKERKHEHRSVTPIAPRIPSGDVIPETDQPIPSEYSGPIITDFLTWLNPYDAIPMNRDGLLLGPKDSLTVRQAVTVVKSSQNLKNCNKRRKTSALSFRTHRGRREKNAESKRRVVPHSCCRPEDSLSNNHNSKYRTESASKSDKPKIDRSVGNKRCYIDPVEWERETASILRSTISVQNKISTRTETVVPIIRQTKSGNVNSNHKPLLEPLSSRSCVDKSNTIKKLSAIGRSICKLRDESRAKKSISFSKSCTSIYTPYRVTVTPLNDDPQNLYSKSKTAT